One Vicia villosa cultivar HV-30 ecotype Madison, WI unplaced genomic scaffold, Vvil1.0 ctg.000291F_1_1, whole genome shotgun sequence genomic window carries:
- the LOC131626472 gene encoding uncharacterized protein LOC131626472, translated as MSQQSNPQSPSKVSASSTRAQDATNVPINPNVILEVTPLQMVNPYDLVAKRPRTSHARKTKETIRRPKKTNSDQTSQSSVPPSMEELTKEGSRYDHNAIAKIVTHILNENNVTPRISVPLNSVLPESHDNTHVSDNAGNSVQANDDRNTNVNEENIVDNDVDDAVNRNDAVNMDVHVDDNNKNDDVEDIVGKDDVIADNDHTEVPVGDVYNEDVPSNVSVDKYESHNEDGQTGEKEPEKTHAYKVINLDDLSDDDLVASINPSIAKRIMRRKGKQVVAEDSMKKKVVVNPTSVGPKKSRSKVKRLALEGELAQNALECEDIVNLIHEDGLIKIVTKFSKCYEVLVKEFIVNLHEDCGNKKAKDYLKVFVRGKCVNFSPTVIKKFLDRSNEAQPELEASDNQMCKVITAGQVKTRPVKEKLNASKLSVKYAILHRIGAANWVPTQHKSTISAILGKFIFAIGTKTKVDYGTYIFEQNLKHDDSYSVKGPIAFPSLICGIILNQFPNVLSDKYSVCKRASPSLFHHKLFQGTYVPDVVTTSAGTSKDNTTTSKASMIVILRETCKELESRKLALEKLISS; from the exons ATGTCTCAACAGTCAAATCCTCAATCTCCCTCGAAAGTATCCGCTTCCTCTACTCGTGCTCAAGACGCTACGAATGTCCCCATTAACCCTAATGTGATACTTGAGGTCACCCCTTTACAGATGGTGAATCCATACGATCTTGTGGCAAAAAGGCCAAGGACATCGCATGCACGAAAAACTAAAGAAACAATAAGGAGACCTAAAAAGACCAATTCTGATCAGACTTCTCAATCGTCTGTTCCTCCCTCAATGGAAGAATTAACTAAAGAAGGCTCTAGGTATGATCACAACGCCATTGCTAAAATTGTTACCCATATCCTAAATGAGAATAATGTTACACCTAGGATCTCTGTTCCTTTAAATTCTGTGCTTCCTGAGTCACATGACAATACGCATGTTAGTGACAATGCTGGTAACTCTGTCCAAGCAAACGATGATAGGAATACGAATGTTAATGAAGAAAATATTGTTGATAATGATGTCGATGATGCTGTCAATAGAAATGATGCTGTGAATATGGATGTGCATGTGGATGACAATAATAAGAATGATGATGTGGAAGATATTGTTGGTAAGGACGATGTTATTGCTGATAATGATCACACTGAGGTCCCTGTTGGTGATGTGTACAATGAAGATGTACCTAGTAATGTTTCTGTTGATAAGTATGAGAGCCACAACGAAGATGGTCAAACTGGAGAAAAAGAACCTGAGAAGACCCATGCTTATAAAGTAATCAACCTTGATGATCTCTCTGATGATGACCTGGTTGCTTCTATCAATCCAAGCATAGCCAAAAGGATTATGAGGaggaaaggaaagcaagttgtGGCTGAGGATTCTATGAAGAAAAAGGTTGTGGTTAATCCCACTTCTGTTGGACCCAAAAAATCACGGAGCAAAGTG AAAAGACTGGCCTTAGAGGGGGAGCTTGCTCAGAATGCTCTTGAGTGTGAAGATATTGTGAATCTCATTCATGAAGATGGACTGATAAAAATTGTGACTAAATTCTCTAAGTGCTATGAAGTCCTTGTGAAGGAGTTCATTGTGAACTTACATGAAGACTGTGGTAATAAGAAAGCTAAAGATTACTTGAAAGTGTTTGTCAGGGGAAAATGTGTTAATTTCTCCCCCACTGTGATCAAAAAATTTCTGGACAGATCCAATGAAGCTCAACCGGAGCTGGAAGCATCTGATAATCAGATGTGCAAAGTAATTACTGCTGGACAAGTAAAGACACGGCCTGTCAAAGAAAAGTTGAATGCTAGCAAACTGAGTGTGAAGTATGCTATACTTCACAGGATTGGAGCTGCCAACTGGGTGCCTACTCAACACAAGTCTACAATTTCTGCTATCCTAGGTAAATTCATCTTTGCTATTGGTACTAAGACCAAAGTTGACTATGGAACTTATATTTTTGAGCAAAATTTAAAGCATGATGATAGCTATAGTGTTAAAGGCCCCATTGCCTTCCCTTCCCTTATTTGTGGAATCATCTTGAATCAATTTCCTAATGTTCTGAGTGACAAATATTCTGTGTGCAAAAGGGCAAGTCCTTCACTCTTTCATCATAAGCTCTTTCAAGGAACATATGTTCCTGACGTTGTCACAACATCAGCTGGAACATCCAAAGATAACACAACTACAAGTAAAGCTTCTATGATTGTAATACTCAGAGAAACATGTAAGGAGCTAGAGTCCAGAAAACTGGCTCTTGAAAAATTGATCAGCTCCTGA